The following proteins come from a genomic window of Macrobrachium rosenbergii isolate ZJJX-2024 chromosome 39, ASM4041242v1, whole genome shotgun sequence:
- the LOC136825606 gene encoding uncharacterized protein: protein MRGSSSEEEEEEEEEEEEEEEEEEEEEEEDEFLIYKKSTKEEEEEEEEEEEEEEKESVVVHMSAKIKSSQKGKTLQRPKATKGTYQSKPRREEEEEEEEEEEEEEEEEEEEEEG, encoded by the exons ATGAGG ggttcatcttctgaagaagaagaagaagaagaagaagaagaagaagaagaagaagaagaagaagaagaagaagaagaagaagacgaattcCTTAT ATACAAAAAAtcaacaaaggaagaagaagaagaagaagaagaagaagaagaagaagaagaaaaagaatcagtAGTAGTACACATGAGCGCAAAAATAAAATCCAGCCAAAAAGGAAAG ACATTACAAAGACCAAAAGCAACAAAAGGGACTTATCAAAGCAAACcaagacgagaagaagaagaagaagaagaagaagaagaagaagaagaagaagaagaagaagaagaagaagaagaagggtga